CAGATCCGGCGCGCCGCCATGCCCAGCGGGCCTTCGGTGGCGATGTGGATGGCTTCCGGTTCGAAGGCCTTGAAACGCTGCGCGATATCCTTGCGGGCACCCAGGGCCAGCTTGATCTCGGGATAGGTCGGCATCGGAAAGGTCTTGTAGCCCAGACCGGGGTGAATCACCTCGACCTGGTGGCCCATGGCGCGGGCTTCCTCGACCGTGCGCGACAGGGTCCGCACGACGCCATTCACCTGCGGCTCCCAGGCATCGGTCACGAGCATGATGCGCTGTGGGCGTTCGTCGCCACCATTGCCGCTTTCGATATCGGTATCCGTATCCAGATCAGTCTCGAGATCGGAGTCGAGGTCGGGTGACAGGGTGTCGTTGGCGTCGGTCATGGCGTCCTGTGTCTGGTCGGGCGCGCGAGGCGCCGGGCAGTTCCGGTGAGTGTGCTGCGGATGTAGCGGAAGGCAGCCACAATGTCAGCTGTCAGCATAACCGCGAATGTCGCTGCTTGAAGCGAAGAAAGCGGTAAGCGTGCCGGGGCGCGAAAAAGCAGTGGATCCAGGCTGGGAGACTTCGCCGCAGGGGGCGGCTTGGCGGACAAGAAATTTGTGATCCGGGCGGGCTTCCAGCGGTCGCCGCGCAATGTTTGTCTCGAAGTCGAAGGGCGTTCGCTGTTTGGACCATCCAAGGCATGTGAGCATGAAGACAGACGAGCGGAAGACTTCGCTTGCCCTTGTCAAAACGCCATACCATTGTCCGCGCTAATCACTTGCCCAACAGGGAGTTTCCGCCATGAATGTCCAGGCTCGAGACATGATGCGATGGGATGATCTTGATGCGGTGAAATTCGCCGACGAGACGGCGGCGGTCCGTGATCTGGCGGCAGCGACCGGACTGGATGAGGCGGCCCAGGCCCGCGTCCACGATGCGGCTGTTGCATTGGTTAAGACAGCCCGCGAGACCACCAAGTCGCGCGGACTCATGGACAGCTTCCTGCAGGAATTCACCCTGTCCAACCGTGAGGGGCTGGCGCTGATGTGTCTGGCCGAGGCCCTGCTGCGCGTGCCTGACGCGCCGACAGCCGACAAGCTCATCGCGGAAAAGATCTCCGATGGTGCCTGGTCGGAGCATATGGGCCGTTCGGAAAACTGGCTGGTCAATGCCTCCACGATCGGGCTGATGCTGACCGGCAATATCATTGATGTCGAACCGGAAGCGCGCAAAAGCCCCGGCACCTATCTGCGCAAACTGACCCAGAAAATGGGTGAGCCGGTGATCCGCGCCGCCGTTTTCCGCGCCATGGGCATCATGGGCGAGGAATTCGTGTTGGGGCGTTCCATCAAGGAGGGCCTCAAGCGCGCCAAGAAGGGTGAGGGCGAGCTGTGCTCCTTTGACATGCTGGGCGAGGGGGCGCGCACGGCCAAGGACGCGGCGCGCTATCACAAGCGCTATCTGGAAGCGATCGCCGCGGTCGGCAAGGCCCGCGAGGACGGTCCGGTCGAACGCGTGCACGGCGTGTCGGTCAAGCTCTCCGCCCTGCACCCCAAATATCTGGCGGTAAAGGAAAAGCGGGTAATCGAGGAGCTCTACCCGCTGGTGCTTGAACAGGCCGTCGCGGCGAAGTCGCACGATATCAGTTTCTGTCTCGACGCCGAGGAATCCGACCGCCTGATCCTGTCGCTGAAACTGCTCGAAAAGCTGGCGCGTGCGCCGGAGCTGGCCGGGTGGAACGGACTCGGGCTGGCGGTGCAGGCCTACCAGAAGCGCGCCCGCCGGGTGATCGAGACCCTGGTCGAGCTGGGCCGGGCCAGCGAACGTCGCTTCATGGTCCGCCTCGTCAAGGGTGCCTATTGGGACAGTGAGATCAAATTCGCCCACCAGAATGGCTGGCCCGACTTTCCGGTCTGGACCACAAAGCCGGCAACGGATCTCAACTATCTCGTCTGCGCCCGCGTGATGCTGGGTGCGCCGGATGCGATCTATGGCCAGTTTGCGACCCATAACGCCCATTCGCTGGCCGCCGTTCGCGAGCTGGCCCAGCAGGCCGGTGTCGAGTCCTATGAATTCCAGCGGCTGCACGGGATGGGTGAGGCGCTCTATGCCGCTGACAGTCAGCTGAACCTCGATACGCCGGTCCGCGTCTATGCCCCGGTCGGCAGTCACGAGGATTTGCTGCCCTATCTGGTCCGCCGACTGCTGGAGAATGGGGCCAATACCTCGTTCGTGCACTCATTCCTCGATCCGGACGTGCCGGTCGAGCAGGTCGCCAGCGGTCCGTTCGAGGTCGCCAGGACAATCGACCGTCACGCCAAGATCGCCCTGCCGCGGGATCTGTATGGCGAAGAACGTGCCAACTCGGTCGGGCTGGACCTGGCCCAGGCATCGGCCCGTGACCGGGTTGCGCGGGCGCTGACGGCCTTTGATCGCGAAGACCAGTTGATGGCGTCGCCGCTGGTGGCCGGCCATGCGGTCGATGGCGCGGCGCACCAGGTCATGTCGCCGGTCGACATGGCTCGTCAGGTCGGTGCTGTGGTCGACGCGTCGGTTGAAGATGTCGATACGGCCTTCGACAGCGCGGTGGCGGCCCAGCCGGGCTGGGACCGGCGCGGCGGCAAGGCACGCGGCGCCATCCTGCGCGCCATGGGCGATGCCATGGAGGCCGACATGGACCGGTTGCTGGCGATCATGGCGATCGAAGCCGGCAAGACCCTCGCAGACGGTATTGCCGAGGTGCGCGAGGCGGTCGATTTTTGTCGTTATTATGCCGCCCAGGCCGAACGTGAGTTCGACAGCGCCGTCCGCCTGCCGGGACCGGCGGGCGAGACCAATCATCTGGGCATGAAGGGGCGCGGTGTCTTTGTCACCATCAGCCCGTGGAACTTCCCGCTGGCCATTTTTGCCGGCCAGATTGCGGCGGCGCTGGCCGCGGGCAATACCGTTCTGGCCAAACCGGCCGAGCAGACCCCTTTGATCGCCTTTGAAGCGGTGAGGATGTTCCACGCTGCCGGGCTGCCGGCGGATGTCCTGCACCTGTTGCCGGGGCGCGGCGAGATCGTCGGCGCAGCGCTGACCACCGATCCCCGCACGGCCGGCGTCGCCTTCACTGGCTCGACCGAAGTGGCACGCCTGATCAACCGCTCGCTGGCGGCCCGCGAAACGGCGATCGCGCCTCTGGTCGCCGAGACCGGCGGGCTCAACGGCATGTTCGTCGATACAACGGCACTGAAGGAACAGGTCATTGATGACGCGATCAACTCGGCCTTCGGTTCGGCCGGTCAACGCTGTTCGGCGCTGCGGGTGATCTTCCTGCCGGAAGATACGGCAGACGAGATCATCGAGGGTCTGGCCGGCGCCATGGACGAGTTGCAGATCGGTGATCCGACCGATCCGGCGACTGATGTCGGGCCGGTGATCGACAATGAGGCCCGGGAAATCCTGCTGCGCCATGTCGAGCGCATGGAGGCCGGTGCGAAGATCATCAAGCAGATCGATGTCGGCGACAAGTTTGACAGCGGTTTCTTCTTTGGCCCGACCCTGGTCGAACTGCCCTCGCTGGACCTGCTCGAGCGCGAGGTGTTCGGGCCGATTCTTCATGTCGTGCGCTACAAGCGCAAGGAAATGACGGCCATTGCCGCCGAGCTGGCCGACAAGGGCTACGGCCTCACCCTGGGCATCCATTCCCGCCTGTCATCTTTCCACAGGCAAATTCAGTCGCTCGTGCCGGCCGGCAATATCTACGTCAATCGCAACATGGTCGGTGCCGTTGTCGGGGTCCAGCCGTTCGGCGGGGAAGGCTTGTCTGGCACGGGTCCCAAGGCGGGTGGTCCCCACTATCTGCATCGTTTCGCAGGCGAGCGGACGGTCACAATCAACATTGCGGCGCAGGGTGGTGACCCGGAGCTGCTCAATCTCGACTGAAGCAAGGTTAACGGCTGTTAATCCTTGTTGGATGCGGAGATGCGCCCCGTTAACGATGTGTGACGGGGCGCATATCTTATTAGGCGTCTGTTAACCAAAAAATCCGCTCAAGGATCATTCTCCCCGTTGACCAGTGCCCCGGCTTTGATCCACTATATGTTGGGTCGGCTGGCGACAGCGGCACACTATACAGATTTTCAAACGACCTTTGGGTTTGTTCGGTGCGCAGCATTGGGGCTGTCGCAACAGGAATTTTTTGCCTCGGGCTTGGGGAGTAGATTGACCATGACGCCACTGGATACAGCCGCCAAACAGACGCCGGACGATGTCCGGCAGACCGTTTCCACGACCCGTCGTGGCAAGCCCAAATCCACGACGTCGAAGCCGGCCGCTGACACCACGCATCTGCGTGTCGTTGAAAGCGTACGTATTGATCGCTCGCGTGATGCCTTCCTGACCGAGTTCGGCAAGAAGACCCTGGAAGACCGCTATCTCCTGCCGGGAGAGAGCTATCAGGACATGTTCGCCCGTGTCGCCACGGCCTATGCCGACGACACCGAACACGCCCAGCGTCTTTATGATTACATTTCCCAGCTCTGGTTCATGCCGGCGACGCCCGTCCTGTCCAATGGTGGCGCCGATCGCGGCCTGCCGATCTCCTGCTTCCTCAATTCGGTTGGCGACAGCCTCGACGACATTGTCGGCACCTGGACCGAGAATGTCTGGCTCGCCTCCAACGGCGGCGGCATCGGCACCTATTGGGGCGATGTCCGCTCGATCGGCGAGAAAATCGGCGAGATTGGCCAGACCTCCGGCATCATTCCCTTCATCCGCGTGATGGACAGCCTGACCCTGGCGATCTCGCAAGGCTCGCTGCGCCGCGGATCTGCCGCCGTCTATCTCGACATCCACCATCCGGAGATCGAGGAATTCCTCGAAATCCGCAAACCGTCCGGTGATTTCAACCGCAAGTCCCTGAACCTGCACCACGGTCTCAACATCTCCGATGCCTTCATGGAAGCCGTTCGCGATGATGAAGAGTTCGAACTGAAATCCCCGAAATCCGGCGAAGTGGTCAAGACGGTCAATGCCCGCAAGCTGTGGCAGAAGATCATCGAGCTGCGCCTGCAGACCGGCGAGCCCTACATCATCTATTCCGACACCGTGAACCGCGCCCTGCCAGCCCATCAGCGCAAGCTGGGTCTGAAGGTCCGCCAGTCCAACCTGTGTGCCGAGATCATGCTGCCGACCGGTTTCGACCAGAACGGCAAGGAGCGCACCGCGGTCTGCTGCCTGTCTTCGCTCAATGCGGCGAAATACATGGAGTGGAAAGACAATCCCGACTTCATCGAGGATATCTACCGCTTCCTCGACAATGTCCTGCAGGACTTCATCGACCGCGCACCGGCGGAAATGGACCGCGCTGTCTATTCAGCCATCCAGGAACGCTCTGTGGGTTTGGGCCTGATGGGCATGCACACCCTGCTGCAGCAGATGAATGCGCCCTTCGAGAGCGCCATGGCCAAGTCGTGGAACCTCAAACTGTTCAAGCATATCCGCACCGCCGCCGATGCCGCGTCGGTCAAGCTGGCCGAAGAGCGTGGCGCCTGTCCGGATGCCGAGGCCTCCGGCGTCAAGGCCCGCTTCTCGCACAAGCTGGCAATTGCGCCGACGGCCTCGATCTCGATCATTTGTGGCGGCGTGTCCGCCGGCATCGAGCCGATCCCGGCCAATGTCTACACCCACAAGACGCTGTCGGGTTCGACCACGGTCAAGAATCCGCAACTGGAAGCCGTGCTGGAAGCCAAGGGGCTCAACACGCCGGGCATGTGGGCCTCGATCCTGGAAGCGGAAGGCTCGGTCCAGCATCTTGAATGCCTCGACGAGCACGAGAAGGCGACTTTCCGCACCGCTTTCGAGATTGATCAGCGCTGGGTCATCGAGCACGCGGCCGACCGCACGCCCTATGTGTGCCAGTCGCAGTCGTTGAACATCTTCCTGCCGGGTGACGTCGATAAGTGGGATCTGCACATGCTGCATTGGTCAGCCTGGGAGAAGGGCGTGAAGTCGCTCTACTACTGCCGCTCCAAATCGATCCAGCGGGCGGCCTATGCCGGCTCCGAGAAAAAGTCCGATGCCGAAGTCTCGATGGCTGAGGCGGCGCCGACCGACTACGAGGAATGCCTCGCCTGCCAATAGGCGTGGCGAGCACATCGCCGGTCCGACCGAGGGGGTAGGAACGGCAGAAAAGGGGCGCGGCAAGGCGCCCCTTTTTGCATCCGGTGTCGACCGGGCTTCGCATTGCAACATTCCTTTCATTGGACCCGGTTGGCGGGCGCCGTTAACCTTTTCGCCTCAAGGGTGAATCAGCGTGCGTTCTGGCTGCGCTTTACCCATGGTGGTGCCTGGGGGAGAGGCGTGATGGCATTCGGACGCACATCAGAGATCGTGACCGCCGGGCTGATTGCGCTCGGTGGGGTCTCATGGGTGATGACCCAACCCGGTGAGGCGGCGTCGGACTGGGCCTCGTCCTCGCAGATGATCCGCCAGCAGATGGCGACCGAAGGTGATGTCCGACCGCTGTCACCGGAAGCGGCCCGCGTTGCCCTGTCGGCGCTGGCTTTGAGCGACGACCCGTTCAACGGCAATCCGCTCGCCGGTCTGACGCCGACCGGGGCAACAAGGATCGACTTGGGCAATGCCGGTGTGATCGAAGTTGCGGTGCTCGACGATGGGCGCGCTGATCACGCCCACCAATTGTTCGCCGCCCGGGCCGACGCCTATTCGCCGGTGGTGCTGGACCGGGGCCAGCGCGAGGCAACCATCGCCGTTGCCTATGAGCGGGCCTTCCAGTCGACCGGTGCCGGGGAGGAGCTGGATGTCAGCTTCACACCACGCGCTGCGGTCAGCGTCGGACCGGATGGTTCGGCGACCAGCGCCGGCGCCGAAGTGCGGGTCGGCCAGTATCTGCGCCAGAACAATCTGTCCGAGAGCCCGGCCTGGTATGTCTTTGCCGGCGCCGACCGTCGGGCCCTGATGTACAATCCTGCCGAGGGCGTCGACTTTCAGAACGCCATGTATCTGACCCAGCGCGAGGTGGTTGGTGATGCCCAGGCCGGTATTGCCGTGCGCATGGGCAAGGCGGACCTGTCACTGGCCTATGTGCGCCGCGAATACCGTCATGTCGCCGGTGTGCGATCGTTCGACGAGACCGAGGAATTCGGCGCCGTGACGGTGAACTGGCGCTGGTAGGGGCCAGGGGCCGAGGCCCGTGACGCGCCACCCTCTGACAGAAATCGTGATGACTCCAACCCTGCCCATGAGTAGGAGAATCGGGCAGTTTCCACAGTCGCGATCAGTCATGGCTTCATCAAGCTGTAGACGATTTGGAAACCACGAACACAATATGTTGTGTTCATCGCAATGATTCGGGCGCGCGCCATCCAGGCTGTCGGCGCCAAGCAGGAGAGCCAAAGACATGACCACCGAGACTGATGCGCTGCCGGGCCTCCTGACCACCAGTCACTCCTACAAGCCGTTCCGCTATCCGTGGGCCTATGACTTCTGGAAGAAGCAGCAACAGGTTCACTGGATGCCGGAAGAAGTGCCGCTGGGCGAGGATTGCAAGGATTGGGCGACCAAGCTCAATGATGGCGAGCGCAATCTGCTGACCCAGATCTTCCGTTTCTTCACCCAGTCCGATGTCGAGGTGAATGACAATTACATGGAGCGTTACAGCCGTGTCTTCCGCCCGACCGAGGTGAAGATGATGCTGGCCTCCTTCTCCAACATGGAGACGATCCACATTGCCGCCTATGCGCTCCTTCTGGAGACGATCGGCATGCCGGACAGCGAGTTCTCGGCTTTCATGGAATACCAGGCCATGGCCGACAAGCATGACTACATGCAGCGTTTCGGCGTCGAGGATGAAGCCGACATCCTGCGCACCGTGGCCATGTTCGGCGCCTTCACCGAAGGCCTGCAGCTGTTCGCCTCCTTCGCCATGCTGATGAATTTCCCGCGCTTCAACAAGATGAAGGGCATGGGCCAGATCGTGACCTGGTCGATCCGCGATGAGAGCCTGCACTGTGAGGGCATGATCAAGCTCTTCCACGCCTTCGCCGAGGAGACCGGTGCCCTCACGCAGGAGGTCAAGGACGACATCACCGAGTGCTGCCGCACCGTGGTCGGCCTGGAAGACAAGTTCATCGATCTGGCCTTCGAGGCCGGTGATGTCGAAGGCATGACGCCGGACGATATCAAGACCTATATCCGCTACATCGCCGACTGGCGCCTCGGCCAGCTTGGTTTGCCCAAGATCTACGGCGTCAAGGAACACCCGCTCCCCTGGCTGTCGGAAATCCTCAACGGCGTCGAGCACGCCAACTTCTTTGAAGCGAGAGCCACCGAATACTCCAAGGGCGCCACCAAGGGCGACTGGCACGGCGATGAAGGCGTGTGGGGCATGTTCGACAAGATGAAGACCGAGAAGACGCAGGAAGAACCGGCGGAGTAATTCGTCGCCATCCGGACCGTATCAGAGGGCCCTCGGCAGATGCCGGGGGCCTTTTTGTTTTGGGGCTTGCGCGGGGCAGAGAACCATGATATTTCGAAGGAAGATTCTTCGCTGAGTTAGAAGATTCCTTGTGTGTGGACATCTTTGCTTGTATTTCTAGTTATATTCGGGCAAAAGAAAACGCCCCCAGCATGAGCTGAGGGCGTCTAATTCACCGGGGGAGTGCAATCCCCCAGAGATGGGCGCTAGCGCCCGAACCACCAAGCCCCACCCGGGAGATTGGAGGTAGATCGTGATTATCGTTGATATAGCGCAATTCAGAAGAGCTTGAAAGGCGCTAGCGCGCCGATCGCTATCATCCCTAGTCGCACTTTATCTTCAAAAACGGAGTGGTTCATGAAACCGCCAACCCGCAAACAATCTGGTAATCGCGTATCCACCATCGCATCCAAGGCTCTGCAGGGGAAAAAGTTGACCGCGTCAGAAGTCAAATCGCTTGCAGGATCGGTTCTCTCTCAAGATGAAACCAAGGGCCGTCGTCCGAAATAGCGACGTCGTGGCCGCCAGAGCTATATCTGGCGGCCACGTCAGCTTCCGGCGCCACGCGCCCACCCATACATAAACCTCTTGTCAGCCAGCGGGCCGTATCCGGGTCTTCAGGTCAAGGGCGGCGCAGCCGCCGCTTCGCGGTTTCACCCTTGAGCTGAAGACCCGGATACGGCGAACTCCCGGCAAGTGATTTATGGCGCAGTCCGCGCCGTGAGCGCCTTCACCTCCACCATTTACCCGTCATCCCACGGTGGCTGCGAAGCAGGCATCCGGGGGACCTTTGCTACCCCGTCAGATCGATGGTTGAGGTCCCCCGGATCGCGGCGATGCCGCGACCGTGGGATGACGGGGAGACAGGTTTGTGGGTAGAGGCCGGTCGCCGCTACGTGGTTGCCCCCCTGGTTAAAGACCCGGATGTGGCTGTTTCCGGGCAAACGGCTTCTGGCGGGGCATGGGCCCTGCGCCGCTTCCCAATCCTCACCCCACTATTTTTCCCGGACGCGCGTGAGCGCGATCCGGGACCAACGGGAGACTCATCGCTTGCCAGTCAGGCCGGTCGGTCCCGGCTCTGCGCCCCGCTTTTGCGGGGCTCCGGCCGGAAAAAATGTGTGTGCTGAGGAGGTTGTGAGCGTGTGGGGCGCAAAGACCGGGGCGCCTTGCGCCTCTGTCAAAACAAACCCCATACTTCCGTCATCCCCCGGTGACTGCGAAGCAGGCATCCGGGGGACCTCTACTCGCTTGCCGACGGGTGGTAGCGGGGCTGGCCCCAGCCCCCCGCTACTCCGCCTCAAGCCGGTCCAGGATCGGGCAATCGGGGCGGTCATGAGCCTGGCCATCGTCAACGGGCTTTTGACCTCGATCGCCCTGGAAACCGTTATCCTGTCGCGCCAGATGGCGCTCGCAATGGCGTTCAGGACGGCCGTCGGCATGTCCTTCATTTCGATGATTGCCATGGAAGCGGTGATGAACGGGGTCGATGTCTGGCCGCCCTGAACAGGGCTTGTCACTGAAGCAGTCACTTTGAGGCGAACCATTTTCCCGCTTGACCTCCCGCGCAAATGACGGATTTCCTTCAAGGAACCCCATTGGCCGATCACCGGTCAGTTGGTCCGCCGGGTGCGCGGGGGAGAGCAGGGACATGGCACGAAAATTCAAGGCAGATATTCGTCGGGAGGCGAGCTGTGCTGCTTGCGGCACGGGTTATTACTATTTCCACGATGTCGAGGTGGACGAAATCGACAGCGAAAAATTCGATGAGAAAGTGCGCGCAGCGGTGGAGGTCGGTGTCGGCGTCGCCCCCTGTCCGTCCTGCGGCGAACTCAATCCCGAGATGAAGGCGGCGCATGGCAAGGCACTCCGCTCGCATCTGATCGGAATCGCCGTCTCGCTCGCCATTCTCGCTTTCGGCTGGATGATGCTGGAGGAGGGCCTCCTGCTCTACATTCTCCTGCCGGTGGGCGGGCTGTCGCTGCTCGGCTATCTCGGCATCACCATCGCCTGGGTGTTTGAACCCAAGACCAACCGCAAGCATTCCATTTTGCCCGGCCGCGAAGCCGAGGCGTCGGAGAAGGCCCGGACCCAGCTCGCGGCCTGGCAGGCTCGCACGCCCTGAGCGTGAAGCCGGTAGCCGGGACGGCATCGCAAGCCTGACCCTTGCAGCCATCTTCCCTCGGAGATGGCGCAGCAGGCGGCCGGGGACCCGGGCTGGCCTGCAACACGCACCGCCTCATCCCGGCCCGGCCACCTGGCTGGCGCGCCAGTCTCGTGGCGTCTGGCCGGTGGCGGCCTTGAAGGCGGTATAGAAGGTCGAGCGGGCGTTGAAGCCGACATCCAGCGCGATGGTCAGCACGGTCTCTTCGCCGGCCAGGATGCGCGGCAGCGATGCCTCGATCCGGCAGCGATTGACGTAGTCGAAAAAGGTCGTGTCCAGGGTCTGGTTGAGGACTTGTGAGACCAGATTGGCCGGTACGGCGATGGCCTTGGCCAGCCTGGGCAGGGACAGGTTGGGGTCGAGATAGAGTGCGTCCTTGGCCATGATTGCCTCGATCCGCGCCGCGATGCGGGCAGCGTGCTCCGGTTCAAGGGCGGATTTGCGGTATTTCTCCGCCGGAAGGTCGTCGGTGGCGGTTGCGTCAGGCGGGCTCGCGACCGTGTCTTCGGCGACGGGTTCTGTCGCGGCCAGCCCCGGATGTTGCGACAGGCCGCGAGTGGCGAGCATCGCCGTCAGCGCCATGATGAGCACAGAGCCGACGACCGGCGGGACCGCCAGGCTGGCGATCAGATTGTCCCAGACAAGCAGCGCCATCACCGCCAGCCAGACCGCGATGATGGCCAGGATCGTCAGGCGCAGCCAGATCAGTTCGCGACGTTCGGTATTGGAGAAGTGATCGTGCAATGCGTGGCGGTAGGCCTTCAGGCGCGCCAGGATGCGCCAGACATAAAAGGCTGACACGAAACTCCAGGCGATCACCAGCACGAAGACGGCCAGAACCGCCGTGGCGGCCCGGGCGCCACCTGGCAATTCCCCGGTGGTGAGGATGAAATCAACGCTCCCCGCCGGCAGCGTCCAGACCAGCATGGCGCTGGCCAGGGCCAGGCCCGGTCCGGTCAGATGCCAGGGAGAGATCGCCGACCTGTCGGTCCTGTCTGCTCGGGTCAGCGCCTGGACATAGCCCCAGAACAGCGGCGGCAAGGCGTAGAGTCCGACCAGCACCAGCCCGGCCATCGGCGTCACGCCCTCAGGCTGGATGGCGACGACCACCGGCCCGGCGGCGAGGCTCGCCAGCACGCCGAACAGTCCGGCGAGCCAGTGTCGCGGCAATGGGCTGGACTGGCCGGTCAACACGACCAGAAGGCAGAGCAAGGCCTGCCCGGTCGCGGCGGAAGCGAGAATGAGAGGCAGTGTGTCGGCGGCGGGCAGGGTCATCACGGCATCGGCTTTCGCGGGTGTCGGCTGTTGGTTTTCGCCAGTTGGTTTTCACCTGTCCGGCCCAGCCGGCCCGGACATTTTGTGTCCGCGCCTGCAGGGCGGGGCGCCGGACAGGGCAATTCCGGCGATACGGGACCCTCGCTCTCTGACACAGCCAATATCGGGAATCCAGCATGTTGCCTGAACTGCTC
The window above is part of the Maricaulis maris MCS10 genome. Proteins encoded here:
- the putA gene encoding bifunctional proline dehydrogenase/L-glutamate gamma-semialdehyde dehydrogenase PutA, which gives rise to MNVQARDMMRWDDLDAVKFADETAAVRDLAAATGLDEAAQARVHDAAVALVKTARETTKSRGLMDSFLQEFTLSNREGLALMCLAEALLRVPDAPTADKLIAEKISDGAWSEHMGRSENWLVNASTIGLMLTGNIIDVEPEARKSPGTYLRKLTQKMGEPVIRAAVFRAMGIMGEEFVLGRSIKEGLKRAKKGEGELCSFDMLGEGARTAKDAARYHKRYLEAIAAVGKAREDGPVERVHGVSVKLSALHPKYLAVKEKRVIEELYPLVLEQAVAAKSHDISFCLDAEESDRLILSLKLLEKLARAPELAGWNGLGLAVQAYQKRARRVIETLVELGRASERRFMVRLVKGAYWDSEIKFAHQNGWPDFPVWTTKPATDLNYLVCARVMLGAPDAIYGQFATHNAHSLAAVRELAQQAGVESYEFQRLHGMGEALYAADSQLNLDTPVRVYAPVGSHEDLLPYLVRRLLENGANTSFVHSFLDPDVPVEQVASGPFEVARTIDRHAKIALPRDLYGEERANSVGLDLAQASARDRVARALTAFDREDQLMASPLVAGHAVDGAAHQVMSPVDMARQVGAVVDASVEDVDTAFDSAVAAQPGWDRRGGKARGAILRAMGDAMEADMDRLLAIMAIEAGKTLADGIAEVREAVDFCRYYAAQAEREFDSAVRLPGPAGETNHLGMKGRGVFVTISPWNFPLAIFAGQIAAALAAGNTVLAKPAEQTPLIAFEAVRMFHAAGLPADVLHLLPGRGEIVGAALTTDPRTAGVAFTGSTEVARLINRSLAARETAIAPLVAETGGLNGMFVDTTALKEQVIDDAINSAFGSAGQRCSALRVIFLPEDTADEIIEGLAGAMDELQIGDPTDPATDVGPVIDNEAREILLRHVERMEAGAKIIKQIDVGDKFDSGFFFGPTLVELPSLDLLEREVFGPILHVVRYKRKEMTAIAAELADKGYGLTLGIHSRLSSFHRQIQSLVPAGNIYVNRNMVGAVVGVQPFGGEGLSGTGPKAGGPHYLHRFAGERTVTINIAAQGGDPELLNLD
- a CDS encoding ribonucleoside-diphosphate reductase subunit alpha — its product is MTPLDTAAKQTPDDVRQTVSTTRRGKPKSTTSKPAADTTHLRVVESVRIDRSRDAFLTEFGKKTLEDRYLLPGESYQDMFARVATAYADDTEHAQRLYDYISQLWFMPATPVLSNGGADRGLPISCFLNSVGDSLDDIVGTWTENVWLASNGGGIGTYWGDVRSIGEKIGEIGQTSGIIPFIRVMDSLTLAISQGSLRRGSAAVYLDIHHPEIEEFLEIRKPSGDFNRKSLNLHHGLNISDAFMEAVRDDEEFELKSPKSGEVVKTVNARKLWQKIIELRLQTGEPYIIYSDTVNRALPAHQRKLGLKVRQSNLCAEIMLPTGFDQNGKERTAVCCLSSLNAAKYMEWKDNPDFIEDIYRFLDNVLQDFIDRAPAEMDRAVYSAIQERSVGLGLMGMHTLLQQMNAPFESAMAKSWNLKLFKHIRTAADAASVKLAEERGACPDAEASGVKARFSHKLAIAPTASISIICGGVSAGIEPIPANVYTHKTLSGSTTVKNPQLEAVLEAKGLNTPGMWASILEAEGSVQHLECLDEHEKATFRTAFEIDQRWVIEHAADRTPYVCQSQSLNIFLPGDVDKWDLHMLHWSAWEKGVKSLYYCRSKSIQRAAYAGSEKKSDAEVSMAEAAPTDYEECLACQ
- a CDS encoding lipid A-modifier LpxR family protein, whose translation is MAFGRTSEIVTAGLIALGGVSWVMTQPGEAASDWASSSQMIRQQMATEGDVRPLSPEAARVALSALALSDDPFNGNPLAGLTPTGATRIDLGNAGVIEVAVLDDGRADHAHQLFAARADAYSPVVLDRGQREATIAVAYERAFQSTGAGEELDVSFTPRAAVSVGPDGSATSAGAEVRVGQYLRQNNLSESPAWYVFAGADRRALMYNPAEGVDFQNAMYLTQREVVGDAQAGIAVRMGKADLSLAYVRREYRHVAGVRSFDETEEFGAVTVNWRW
- a CDS encoding ribonucleotide-diphosphate reductase subunit beta — encoded protein: MTTETDALPGLLTTSHSYKPFRYPWAYDFWKKQQQVHWMPEEVPLGEDCKDWATKLNDGERNLLTQIFRFFTQSDVEVNDNYMERYSRVFRPTEVKMMLASFSNMETIHIAAYALLLETIGMPDSEFSAFMEYQAMADKHDYMQRFGVEDEADILRTVAMFGAFTEGLQLFASFAMLMNFPRFNKMKGMGQIVTWSIRDESLHCEGMIKLFHAFAEETGALTQEVKDDITECCRTVVGLEDKFIDLAFEAGDVEGMTPDDIKTYIRYIADWRLGQLGLPKIYGVKEHPLPWLSEILNGVEHANFFEARATEYSKGATKGDWHGDEGVWGMFDKMKTEKTQEEPAE
- a CDS encoding helix-turn-helix domain-containing protein codes for the protein MTLPAADTLPLILASAATGQALLCLLVVLTGQSSPLPRHWLAGLFGVLASLAAGPVVVAIQPEGVTPMAGLVLVGLYALPPLFWGYVQALTRADRTDRSAISPWHLTGPGLALASAMLVWTLPAGSVDFILTTGELPGGARAATAVLAVFVLVIAWSFVSAFYVWRILARLKAYRHALHDHFSNTERRELIWLRLTILAIIAVWLAVMALLVWDNLIASLAVPPVVGSVLIMALTAMLATRGLSQHPGLAATEPVAEDTVASPPDATATDDLPAEKYRKSALEPEHAARIAARIEAIMAKDALYLDPNLSLPRLAKAIAVPANLVSQVLNQTLDTTFFDYVNRCRIEASLPRILAGEETVLTIALDVGFNARSTFYTAFKAATGQTPRDWRASQVAGPG